The proteins below come from a single Megalops cyprinoides isolate fMegCyp1 chromosome 5, fMegCyp1.pri, whole genome shotgun sequence genomic window:
- the thap1 gene encoding THAP domain-containing protein 1, translating into MVQSCSAYGCKNRYHKDKNISFHKFPLARPDVCGKWVAAMRRNNFKPTKYSNICSQHFTKDCFKRECNNRVLKENAVPSLFCFNRLHKKEESSEDADVDFSLALPLPDSEQTQAQAQAQALQLPKPELSHSQPQPATVAAASSDLPPSASISCDHNYTVEDTVQQRKRVEQLEEQVEKLRKKLKTVQQKCRRQERQLEKLRAMGELHKAGKDPASPGESYVILPKELYDVLKGIDSIGGL; encoded by the exons ATGGTCCAGTCCTGCTCTGCATACGGATGCAAAAACAGATAtcataaagacaaaaacatttcttttcacaa ATTCCCACTCGCGCGTCCAGATGTGTGTGGAAAATGGGTTGCAGCGATGAGGCGGAACAACTTCAAACCAACAAAGTACAGCAATATCTGCTCTCAGCATTTCACAAAAGACTGCTTCAAACGAGAGTGCAACAACCGAGTACTGAAGGAAAATGCAGTACCTTCACTCTTCTGTTTCAACAGATTACATAAAAAG GAGGAGTCCTCGGAGGACGCGGATGTGGACTTCTCGCTGGCGCTCCCCCTCCCCGACTCCGAGCAGACGCAGGCGCAGGCGCAGGCGCAGGCGCTGCAGCTGCCTAAGCCAGAGCTGTCGCATTCCCAGCCGCAGCCAGCCACCGTAGCGGCGGCGAGCTCCGACCTCCCGCCCAGCGCATCCATCTCCTGCGACCACAACTACACGGTGGAAGACACGGTGCAGCAGCGGAAGCGcgtggagcagctggaggagcaggtggagaAGCTGCGCAAGAAGCTGAAGACGGTGCAGCAGAAGTGCCGGCGCCAGGAGCGGCAGCTGGAGAAGCTGAGGGCCATGGGGGAGCTCCACAAGGCCGGCAAGGACCCCGCCTCCCCGGGGGAGAGCTACGTCATCCTGCCCAAAGAGCTCTACGATGTCCTCAAAGGGATCGATTCCATCGGCGGCTTGTGA